The following are from one region of the Actinomycetes bacterium genome:
- a CDS encoding MMPL family transporter — translation MLVLLLIIFIIFGGRTAARRLERRAGLRSRARSGLATALSMVLAAGMPLVLAAVAVAGAFLILLGLSHATEISSYSVNVVTMLGLGLAVDYSLLVVSRFREERAGGLDLPLALERTLASAGRTVAFSGLTVAVSLAGLLVFAEPFLRSLAWGGIGVVLVAMLAAITLVPALLAIWGGRIRSPRARPADHGFFYRQSRLVQRFAPAIVPLVALVLLLAALPFRHAQLEKLGARGPAPLVGVPPAVRDLAGPLPGRGHRPAHRGGRRRPPLGAAGRLRAPDPGAARRRVGPGPAAAPADADRGRRRTGRAEPGSGLRRLHDRFGLAEHRPPPVPVGEPVDAGHGLRTPVG, via the coding sequence ATGCTCGTGCTGCTCCTGATCATCTTCATCATCTTCGGCGGGCGCACGGCCGCACGCCGGTTGGAGCGGCGGGCCGGGTTGCGGTCCCGGGCCAGGTCCGGGCTGGCCACGGCGCTGTCGATGGTCCTGGCCGCCGGCATGCCGCTCGTCCTGGCCGCCGTCGCGGTGGCCGGGGCGTTCCTCATCCTGCTCGGGCTCAGCCATGCCACCGAGATCTCGTCGTACTCGGTCAACGTGGTGACCATGCTCGGCCTAGGCCTCGCCGTCGACTACTCCCTGCTCGTGGTCAGCCGGTTCCGGGAGGAGCGCGCTGGCGGCCTCGACCTCCCGCTGGCACTCGAGCGCACCCTTGCCAGCGCCGGCCGGACGGTGGCGTTCTCGGGCCTGACCGTGGCGGTGTCGCTCGCCGGGCTGCTGGTGTTCGCCGAGCCCTTCCTGCGCTCGCTCGCCTGGGGCGGCATCGGGGTCGTGCTGGTCGCCATGCTGGCCGCGATCACGCTGGTGCCCGCCCTGCTCGCGATCTGGGGTGGCCGCATCCGGTCGCCCCGGGCCCGCCCGGCCGACCACGGCTTCTTCTACCGCCAGTCCCGGCTCGTGCAGCGTTTCGCGCCCGCCATCGTGCCCCTGGTCGCGCTGGTCCTGCTGCTCGCTGCGCTCCCCTTCCGCCACGCCCAGCTGGAGAAACTCGGGGCTCGAGGCCCTGCCCCGCTCGTCGGAGTCCCGCCGGCTGTTCGAGACCTTGCGGGACCGCTTCCCGGGCGCGGGCACCGACCCGCTCACCGTGGTGGTCGACGCCGACCCCCGCTCGGCGCTGCTGGCCGACTACGTGCGCCGGATCCAGGCGCTGCCCGGCGTCGGGTCGGTCCAGGTCCGGCCGCTGCCCCTGCCGACGCTGACCGTGGTCGACGTCGTACCGGCCGGGCCGAGCCAGGGTCCGGGCTGCGCCGCCTCCACGACCGCTTCGGCCTGGCCGAGCACCGCCCACCACCCGTGCCGGTCGGCGAGCCCGTCGACGCCGGGCACGGGCTGCGCACCCCCGTGGGGTAG